Within Agromyces sp. Leaf222, the genomic segment CGACGCTCGCGACCTGCCTCGGGGTCAGCAAGGCCGCCGTGAGCAAGCGGGTGCCCGCGTTCGTCGAGGCCGGCTGGGTGCAGACGCACACCGACCCCGCGAATGCGCGTCGCGTGCTGCTCTCGATCACCCCGAAGGCGGGGCGCTTCCTCGCCGAGGCGCTGCCGGTGCTCGATGCGTCGTTCACCGAGACGTTCGACGACCTCGCGACCGTCGACCTCGCCGCCCTGCACGAAGACCTCAAGACCGTCATCCGCCACCTCGACTCCAAGGAGCACTGAACCATGACGAACACGCTCGTGATCATCGGCCACCCCAACGCGGGCAGTTTCAACCACGCCCTCGCCGCGCAGTACCTGACCGGCCTGCGCGCGGCATCCGTCGCCCCCGCCGACCTGCGGGTCATCGACCTCGCAGAGCGGGAGTTCGACCTGCT encodes:
- a CDS encoding MarR family winged helix-turn-helix transcriptional regulator — its product is MTAEPNPRPESGGPLGDRVTVTLHYLVDRMDRFADQLLQQRFGMSYSQFMFIAVLADLAPPPDITTLATCLGVSKAAVSKRVPAFVEAGWVQTHTDPANARRVLLSITPKAGRFLAEALPVLDASFTETFDDLATVDLAALHEDLKTVIRHLDSKEH